From a region of the Dickeya poaceiphila genome:
- the ubiE gene encoding bifunctional demethylmenaquinone methyltransferase/2-methoxy-6-polyprenyl-1,4-benzoquinol methylase UbiE, which yields MVDDSDNTTHFGFRTVAKGDKEAMVADVFHSVAAKYDLMNDLMSFGIHRIWKRFTIECSGVRRGQRVLDLAGGTGDLTAKFSRLVGDEGEVVLADINASMLQVGREKLRNQGVVGNISYVQANAEALPFPENFFDCITISFGLRNVTEKERALRSMYRVLKPGGRLLVLEFSKPTMKALSKIYDAYSFHVLPRIGEMVVSDAGSYRYLAESIRMHPDQETLKGMMVDAGFDSVDYFNLTSGIVALHRGFKF from the coding sequence ATGGTAGACGATTCGGACAATACGACACATTTTGGATTTCGCACGGTGGCTAAAGGTGATAAAGAAGCCATGGTGGCAGATGTTTTTCACTCTGTGGCGGCCAAATATGACCTGATGAACGATCTGATGTCATTTGGCATTCACCGTATCTGGAAACGATTTACTATCGAGTGCAGTGGTGTGCGCCGTGGTCAGCGTGTGCTGGATCTGGCTGGCGGCACGGGCGATCTCACTGCCAAATTCTCTCGTCTGGTGGGAGATGAAGGTGAAGTGGTGTTGGCGGATATCAATGCCTCAATGCTGCAAGTCGGGCGTGAGAAACTGCGCAATCAAGGGGTGGTGGGTAATATCAGCTATGTGCAGGCCAATGCCGAAGCCTTGCCATTTCCGGAGAATTTTTTCGACTGTATTACCATATCATTCGGGCTGCGTAACGTGACCGAGAAAGAAAGGGCGCTACGCTCCATGTATCGGGTGCTGAAACCCGGTGGACGGCTGCTGGTGCTGGAGTTTTCGAAACCAACCATGAAAGCGCTGAGCAAGATCTACGATGCCTACTCCTTTCATGTTTTGCCGCGCATTGGCGAAATGGTTGTCAGCGACGCCGGCAGTTACCGCTATCTGGCTGAATCTATTCGTATGCATCCGGATCAGGAGACGCTGAAAGGGATGATGGTAGACGCGGGTTTTGACAGTGTGGATTACTTCAATTTGACCAGCGGTATCGTAGCGCTGCATCGCGGATTTAAATTCTGA
- the ubiJ gene encoding ubiquinone biosynthesis protein UbiJ: MLIMPVLTAALETALNQLLFRDRSMKAARQRLHGKTLRVDVAELDTPLVLVFSEYRLDVVSQWSSQPDCLLQTRLSALMKLRDRQQLSALMRSGELVLEGDIQVAQQFVTLLDLAEFDPAEWLSPWFGDVVAEGLSQAAGKVAGTVMRSVCRQQQALSETVTEEWRLTPGKLEGLWFADEVDVLAQSVDTLAARLAKLEDSP, encoded by the coding sequence ATGTTGATTATGCCTGTGTTGACGGCGGCACTGGAAACAGCGCTCAACCAGCTTTTGTTCCGTGATCGGAGTATGAAAGCCGCCCGTCAACGTTTGCACGGAAAAACGTTGCGAGTTGACGTGGCGGAGCTGGATACGCCGCTGGTATTGGTTTTCTCCGAATATCGCCTTGATGTCGTGAGTCAGTGGTCGTCGCAACCGGATTGTCTGTTGCAGACCCGCCTGTCGGCGCTGATGAAGTTGCGTGACCGGCAGCAATTGTCTGCGCTGATGCGCAGCGGCGAGCTGGTGCTGGAAGGCGATATTCAGGTGGCTCAGCAGTTTGTCACCTTGCTGGACTTGGCCGAATTTGACCCCGCCGAGTGGCTATCGCCCTGGTTTGGCGATGTAGTGGCGGAAGGGCTAAGCCAGGCGGCAGGTAAGGTTGCCGGAACAGTGATGCGATCAGTATGCCGCCAGCAACAGGCATTATCGGAAACCGTGACCGAGGAGTGGCGTCTGACGCCGGGCAAGCTGGAAGGGCTATGGTTTGCCGATGAAGTGGACGTATTGGCGCAGTCGGTGGATACCTTAGCAGCCCGGCTGGCAAAACTGGAGGACTCGCCATGA
- the rmuC gene encoding DNA recombination protein RmuC: MEIALFYGVSGALMGLLLGWLVASLLQQRRQARHDTEFQLQQQALQQTRQQLTETQQARQHDQQRLDQQSQELRTLHGQLAASEEKLRQLAELREECTQLNQELRALREANGAQEAELREVTIRLEETRLAAEEKQRLLMNSEQRLSTQFENLANRIFEQTGHKVDQQNQQSMEKLLTPLREQLDGFRRQVQESFGAESRERHTLAHEIRNLQQLNARMAQEAINLTNALKGDNKTQGNWGEVVLSRVLESSGLREGHEYDTQVSVQMGSNSRLQPDVIVRLPHGKDVVIDAKMSLVAYERYFNSDDEVEQAAALNEHLLSIRNHIRLLGSKDYQQLPGLRSLDYVLMFIPVEPAFLVAIDRQPDLITEALRHNIMLVSPTTLLVALRTINNLWRYEQQSRNAQLIAERASRLYDKLRLFVDDMAALGQGLDRAQASYRQALKKLASGRGNLIGQAEGFRALGVEIKRPVNVPMMQDEPVLPDELLALSQKEHDDMAERDKNDRDDVPNGTAI; this comes from the coding sequence GTGGAGATCGCCTTGTTTTATGGCGTCAGCGGCGCCCTGATGGGTCTGTTGCTGGGCTGGCTGGTTGCCAGTTTGCTGCAACAGCGGCGTCAGGCACGGCATGACACCGAATTCCAGTTACAGCAGCAGGCGTTGCAGCAGACGCGCCAGCAGTTGACTGAAACCCAGCAGGCGCGGCAGCACGACCAGCAGCGGCTGGATCAGCAGTCGCAGGAGTTGCGTACGCTGCATGGTCAACTGGCGGCAAGTGAGGAAAAATTACGGCAACTGGCGGAATTGCGGGAAGAGTGCACCCAGCTCAATCAGGAACTGCGTGCCTTGCGTGAAGCCAACGGCGCACAGGAAGCGGAACTGCGCGAAGTGACCATCCGCCTTGAAGAAACCCGGCTGGCGGCGGAAGAAAAACAGCGGTTGTTGATGAATAGCGAACAGCGGTTATCCACCCAGTTTGAAAACCTCGCTAATCGCATCTTTGAACAGACCGGGCATAAAGTGGATCAGCAAAATCAGCAGAGCATGGAGAAACTGCTGACGCCGTTACGTGAGCAACTGGATGGTTTTCGCCGTCAGGTACAGGAGAGTTTTGGCGCGGAATCGCGCGAGCGGCATACGCTGGCGCATGAAATCCGCAACCTGCAACAGCTCAACGCCCGTATGGCGCAGGAAGCCATCAACCTCACCAATGCATTGAAAGGTGATAACAAAACCCAGGGCAACTGGGGGGAAGTGGTGTTGAGCCGGGTACTCGAAAGCTCCGGATTGCGTGAAGGACATGAATATGACACCCAGGTCAGCGTACAGATGGGTAGCAACAGCCGCCTGCAACCGGATGTGATCGTCCGGCTGCCGCACGGCAAAGATGTGGTTATCGACGCTAAAATGTCGCTGGTGGCCTATGAGCGTTATTTCAACAGTGATGATGAGGTGGAACAGGCGGCGGCGCTGAATGAACATCTACTGTCTATCCGTAATCATATTCGGTTGCTGGGCAGTAAGGATTACCAGCAACTGCCGGGATTGCGTTCTCTCGACTATGTTCTGATGTTTATTCCCGTCGAACCAGCGTTTCTGGTGGCGATTGATCGCCAGCCGGATCTGATTACTGAGGCGCTACGCCACAATATTATGCTAGTCAGCCCCACGACTTTACTGGTAGCGTTACGGACGATTAACAATCTCTGGCGTTATGAGCAGCAAAGCCGTAATGCGCAGCTAATCGCCGAGCGGGCATCCCGGCTGTATGACAAACTGCGTTTGTTCGTTGACGATATGGCTGCGCTGGGACAAGGGCTGGACAGGGCGCAGGCCAGTTACCGTCAGGCGCTGAAAAAGTTAGCGTCTGGACGTGGCAACCTGATAGGCCAGGCTGAAGGGTTCCGTGCGCTGGGGGTGGAAATTAAACGACCAGTCAATGTGCCCATGATGCAGGATGAACCTGTGTTACCTGATGAGTTGCTCGCATTGTCGCAGAAAGAGCATGATGATATGGCTGAGCGCGACAAGAATGACCGGGATGATGTGCCGAATGGCACGGCGATATGA